The following is a genomic window from Candidatus Obscuribacter sp..
ATGCGCGATTTGATAGAGGTGTAATGAATTAGTCTTTGCAATAGGCTGGCTCATATCAAGAGCCTTTATCTGTGTCATGCAGCCAAGACAGAGAGCTTGGCTGCATGGTATTTTGAGTGGGTATCAAAGGCGGCCTTATGACAAATACCGAGACATTTGCCATATTTTTAAAAATTATGCGGGCGATGCACACCCTCATAGAGGATCTTGAGCCCGGACTTGAAGAACTCAAGCTCGAACCCAAAGAGTTTTTTTTGCTTTACTCAGTGGACGAAAACCCATATCCAGCTGAGCTGGCGCGTGCATTGCTTTTGCCTGGACCGACCGTGAGCTTTTTGATCAAGCGCGTCGAAAAAGCCGGATATCTCAAGCGCGAGACTGACAAACAAGATCTGCGCAAGTTTAAATTGACCCTGACCAAAAGTGGTCGAGCGGCTCTCAATCGTGGCTATGAATTATTGGAAGTAGCACTGCAGAAACGGCTCGGTAAGCTCAATGCCAAAGCGCGTTTAGCACTTGTTGATGCGCTTGATCTGATGTCGGATTAACCGCTCATTCGCCCAGTTTTGCTTTCATGATTTTGACGACTTCGCCTTCTTCGGGGAAGCGGCCAAGTAGTATCTTTGAGAATACACGGCTATCACCCAGGTCAACCTCGAAGACACCGCCAACGGTGCGGTGCATTTCGACTCTGACGCCAAACTCCCGCCCTATTTCAGCTGCCAGAGCTTCTGCTCTGGGCTCATAGCCGCAGCCGCCGCAGTAGGTTATAGCCATGTGCTTGTCTGCGTACTTTGACTTTTGTCCCAGCTCTTTATCTATTTGCTTTTTTAGATCTTGCAGCGACTTGCTGATGTGATCGTCGGTCATAATACTTACCCAAGTGGTCCCTTGATTTTACCTGCCTGTATAGAGTTTTTGTATCCTGTCTCTATCGTTTTGTGAGAGACCAGCGCTCTGCTTGTTTGCTGATGAGCTGGAGAAGTACATGATATCTGCCGGATTGGAACTGTGTGATAGCCCGAGAGCGTGCCCAAGCTCATGCAAGGTGGTGTGATAAAACCTTGTCTCGTCAAAGTCTTTTGCGTCTTTGTCTAAAAGTATATAGACAATAGCTTTGCGTTTACCCTCAGCGTTAGTGGTCGAATGTGTCTCACCTGCCGCAAAAGAGTGTGTCAATTTACTTTGATCTGAAGTCCATTCACACTCGATATTGGCCTGGGGATTGGTGGCGACAAAGTTAAATGTGAGTCGATTGTTGCTTGCTGCTGCCCATTCTCTAAAGGCTTTTTCGACCAGGTCAGCATACTTTTGACCACCTGACTGTGTCTTGCCTGAGGCCGACCAGATCAATTTGCTTCGCCAGATGTCGGGGACATAGACTTTGAGTGGCATGTCGGTTGCAGCAAACACACTGTAGGCGCTGTTGTACTCGCTCGTAGCCTGTCCCCTGGACTCGGCGCTGCGGATGTTTTTAAAGTCCTGGGCGTAGTATTTGATCTCGTCCTTTATGCTCTGTGTGTCTGGGTCCTGTGGGTAAAGAGCGATAAAGCGTTTGCGCGACTGTTGTACTGCTTCCAGATCGCCTAGCTCAGATTGACAGCGCATCATCTGCTGCAAATAGTGTGTGTCCTTTGGGTCGAGGGCCATCGCTGCTTCTAGCTCAGGGATTGCCTCTTTGTATGACTTTGATTGCAAAAGTAGATTGATTAGCTTTTGGTGAGCGGCTAGATTTTTGGGG
Proteins encoded in this region:
- a CDS encoding MarR family transcriptional regulator; protein product: MTNTETFAIFLKIMRAMHTLIEDLEPGLEELKLEPKEFFLLYSVDENPYPAELARALLLPGPTVSFLIKRVEKAGYLKRETDKQDLRKFKLTLTKSGRAALNRGYELLEVALQKRLGKLNAKARLALVDALDLMSD
- a CDS encoding Rdx family protein, which translates into the protein MTDDHISKSLQDLKKQIDKELGQKSKYADKHMAITYCGGCGYEPRAEALAAEIGREFGVRVEMHRTVGGVFEVDLGDSRVFSKILLGRFPEEGEVVKIMKAKLGE
- a CDS encoding matrixin family metalloprotease; amino-acid sequence: MLVKLKSMILGALIATTLSCAANLPQASAETSYEDKQRAYDLGVAGAAQLDVNNNQKAAELLWQASKIDPSSFATQYNLGIAFSKLKRWPDAWQAYSKALRLRPADGEAWLAVAEAYYECGDKQRAINMVKDVQQRFKTNRAVMDRAAELGVYFAQDDKVSAVQSGKTTPTASAADFERLIASAKAQCAQNPKNLAAHQKLINLLLQSKSYKEAIPELEAAMALDPKDTHYLQQMMRCQSELGDLEAVQQSRKRFIALYPQDPDTQSIKDEIKYYAQDFKNIRSAESRGQATSEYNSAYSVFAATDMPLKVYVPDIWRSKLIWSASGKTQSGGQKYADLVEKAFREWAAASNNRLTFNFVATNPQANIECEWTSDQSKLTHSFAAGETHSTTNAEGKRKAIVYILLDKDAKDFDETRFYHTTLHELGHALGLSHSSNPADIMYFSSSSANKQSAGLSQNDRDRIQKLYTGR